In the Corynebacterium gerontici genome, one interval contains:
- the nagE gene encoding N-acetylglucosamine-specific PTS transporter subunit IIBC — protein MKTLSAQLQRLGKALMGAVAVMPVAAILLGLGYWVDPAGWGSGNYVAMVLVSAGSAILDNLGWIFAIAIAFGWAKDSNGAAALSGWVGFATVTTLLGPDTVAVFKGVGDPAELTGDAALDWASHGWDAINGKNVLIGIAVGVLAGWTYNKFHAVKLPPYLAFFGGRRLVPILTSVFSILLAGFLYIAWPYIYNVLFNFGEWIQGMGVLGAGIYGFANRLLIPTGLHHALNSIFWFDVIGVNDIGKFLGGAETIEAARNATDAASCPGLWENNVCQVDGIIGRYQAGFFPVMMFGLPGAALAMYLRADSSRKKVVGSLMLAGALTSFLTGVTEPLEFSFMFLAPALYLVHALLTGLSLAIAAAFEWTSGFAFSAGFIDMALQARNPLAHQWWMLLVLGVIYFGVYFGIFYFLIGKFNLSTPGRNEEVEGEHDAELPADASTEAVATQILSGLGGAENIKVLDHCATRLRVNVHDHTKVDESQIKRAGVVGIVRPSQDNVQVVIGPDVEFVYDEVGRQLNQKV, from the coding sequence CAGTGCCGGATCAGCAATTCTGGATAACCTCGGTTGGATCTTCGCCATCGCCATCGCTTTCGGTTGGGCCAAGGACTCCAACGGTGCTGCAGCGCTGTCCGGCTGGGTCGGCTTCGCTACCGTCACCACGCTGCTCGGGCCCGACACGGTGGCAGTGTTCAAAGGGGTGGGGGACCCGGCGGAATTAACGGGCGACGCTGCCCTCGACTGGGCCTCGCATGGATGGGACGCCATCAACGGCAAGAATGTCTTGATCGGTATTGCCGTGGGTGTTCTGGCTGGCTGGACGTATAACAAGTTCCACGCAGTGAAACTGCCGCCCTACCTTGCCTTCTTCGGTGGTAGGCGCCTGGTCCCGATTCTGACCTCCGTCTTTTCCATCCTGCTGGCGGGCTTTCTGTACATCGCCTGGCCGTATATCTACAACGTGCTGTTCAACTTCGGCGAATGGATCCAGGGCATGGGTGTGCTGGGCGCAGGCATCTATGGTTTTGCCAACCGCCTGCTTATCCCCACCGGCCTGCACCACGCACTGAACTCCATTTTCTGGTTTGATGTCATCGGCGTGAACGACATTGGCAAATTCCTTGGTGGCGCAGAAACCATCGAGGCCGCCCGCAACGCCACCGATGCGGCCTCCTGCCCAGGACTTTGGGAAAATAACGTCTGCCAAGTCGACGGCATTATCGGCCGCTATCAAGCGGGCTTCTTCCCAGTCATGATGTTTGGCCTGCCGGGAGCTGCGCTGGCGATGTATCTACGCGCTGATTCCTCCCGCAAGAAAGTGGTGGGCTCGCTCATGCTCGCCGGTGCTTTGACCTCATTCCTCACCGGTGTGACAGAGCCGCTGGAATTCTCCTTCATGTTCCTAGCACCCGCCCTGTACCTGGTACACGCGCTGCTCACCGGCCTGTCCTTAGCGATCGCGGCGGCGTTCGAATGGACGTCGGGATTCGCTTTCTCCGCAGGCTTCATCGACATGGCACTGCAGGCCCGCAACCCACTGGCACACCAATGGTGGATGCTGTTAGTCCTTGGCGTGATCTACTTCGGCGTGTACTTTGGCATCTTCTACTTCCTCATTGGCAAGTTCAACCTTTCCACCCCAGGCCGAAACGAAGAAGTTGAAGGGGAGCATGACGCCGAATTGCCCGCTGACGCCTCAACTGAGGCCGTGGCAACGCAGATCCTCAGCGGGCTTGGTGGTGCGGAAAATATCAAGGTGCTGGATCACTGCGCCACCCGCTTGCGGGTCAATGTACACGACCACACCAAGGTCGATGAATCCCAGATCAAGCGCGCCGGGGTGGTGGGCATTGTGCGACCATCCCAGGACAATGTGCAGGTGGTCATTGGTCCCGACGTGGAGTTTGTCTATGACGAAGTAGGCAGGCAGCTCAACCAGAAGGTTTAG
- a CDS encoding alpha/beta fold hydrolase → MKLQQFHTQKDPRATVLIAHGFAEHSGRYTQLIRQLTSHGFDVVIYDHHNHGTNIDAPKQKACVDVEKLIDDHLKARNEVANTKRTSALVLLGHSMGGLITAASALQHPHGIQGVILSAPALKLGNAMPKPVMKVARQVAKLLPRLGTASIPPEQLSSDEYVQRKYVEDPLNYVGKVPLLSASTMFAEGQKVLENKDQWPLWVPLLAVQGTADEIVNPAGTRELVKSAERRGVDVQYREVAAGRHEVLGPPNDVETTPLILAWLRHLSEEL, encoded by the coding sequence ATGAAACTTCAACAATTCCACACGCAGAAGGATCCCCGCGCCACCGTGCTGATCGCTCACGGTTTTGCCGAGCATTCCGGCCGTTACACACAGCTTATCCGTCAACTGACGAGTCACGGATTCGACGTGGTTATTTACGATCATCACAACCACGGAACCAACATTGATGCCCCCAAGCAGAAGGCGTGCGTGGACGTCGAAAAGCTTATCGACGACCACCTCAAAGCCCGCAACGAAGTCGCCAACACTAAGCGCACATCCGCCCTCGTGCTGCTGGGGCATTCTATGGGCGGGCTGATTACGGCGGCGTCTGCGCTGCAGCACCCTCACGGGATTCAAGGTGTGATTCTGAGTGCTCCTGCGCTGAAACTGGGCAACGCCATGCCCAAGCCGGTGATGAAAGTCGCCCGGCAGGTCGCAAAACTGTTGCCACGGCTCGGAACCGCCTCGATTCCACCAGAGCAGTTGAGTTCCGACGAATACGTGCAGCGCAAGTACGTCGAGGATCCGCTCAATTACGTGGGCAAAGTGCCGCTTTTGAGCGCATCCACGATGTTTGCCGAAGGCCAAAAGGTGCTAGAAAACAAGGACCAATGGCCTCTGTGGGTTCCGCTGCTCGCGGTGCAGGGAACCGCCGATGAGATTGTAAACCCCGCTGGCACGCGCGAGTTAGTAAAAAGCGCGGAGCGGCGCGGGGTGGATGTGCAATATCGCGAGGTGGCTGCCGGGCGCCACGAGGTGCTCGGCCCGCCCAATGATGTGGAGACCACGCCACTGATCCTTGCATGGTTACGGCACCTCAGCGAAGAACTCTAA